A genomic window from Sulfurospirillum diekertiae includes:
- the poxB gene encoding ubiquinone-dependent pyruvate dehydrogenase, translated as MNDNIAMYFAKLLAEVGIKRIWGITGDSLNGLSDSLQKLGKIEWVGTRHEETAAFAAGADAKISGKLAVCAGSSGPGNLHLINGLFDCHRKGVPVLAIASHIPSSEIGSNYFQETHPENLFKECSVYCELVTNPDQMPHILETAIRQAILKKGVSVIVIPGDLLLKPMPKDAKYLWSEPHLPKVLPCMDDIDLLAKILNENKNITFLCGAGCSNAHDDVVELAKLLHAPVVHALGGKESMEGNNPNSVGMTGLIGYESGYYAMENSDVLLILGSAFPYKAFYPQKAKIVQIDIKPEALGRHTQISLGIVGDVKSSLELLTPKIKQKENDTFLKSALKHYQSTVETFDKLASGTSKEGLIHPQYLTKLIDKYASEDAIFTCDVGTPTVWAARYVNMNGKRKLIGSFNHGSMASALPQAIGAKVSAPDKEVIALCGDGGFAMLMGDLLTLVQHTIKAKIVIYNNSSLGFVAIEMKAGGYLSDNTELTNPDFSAIAKAVGIKSFRVEKPEELEKSVIEFLAFDGAALLDVTTAKQELTMPPKISFENAKGFSIYMLRAIINGKGDELVEVARENLIR; from the coding sequence ATTACAGGTGATTCGCTCAATGGATTAAGTGATAGTTTGCAAAAATTAGGAAAAATTGAGTGGGTTGGAACACGCCATGAAGAAACGGCGGCGTTTGCAGCAGGGGCTGACGCAAAAATCAGTGGAAAACTTGCCGTTTGCGCAGGTTCATCGGGACCTGGAAATCTGCATCTGATTAACGGTCTGTTTGATTGCCACCGAAAAGGGGTTCCTGTTTTGGCGATTGCTTCGCACATTCCTTCGAGTGAAATTGGGAGTAATTATTTTCAAGAGACACATCCCGAAAATTTATTTAAAGAGTGCAGTGTTTATTGTGAGTTGGTCACCAATCCTGATCAGATGCCGCATATTTTAGAGACTGCCATCAGACAAGCCATCTTGAAAAAAGGGGTGAGCGTCATCGTTATACCGGGCGATCTTTTACTCAAACCGATGCCCAAAGATGCTAAGTATCTGTGGAGCGAACCGCATTTACCCAAGGTATTGCCATGCATGGATGACATTGATCTGCTTGCGAAAATTTTAAATGAAAACAAAAACATAACGTTTCTGTGTGGAGCAGGGTGCAGTAATGCGCACGATGACGTGGTTGAACTTGCAAAACTCCTTCATGCGCCCGTTGTTCATGCGCTTGGAGGCAAAGAGTCGATGGAGGGAAACAACCCAAACAGTGTTGGCATGACAGGGCTCATCGGCTATGAATCGGGTTACTACGCAATGGAAAACTCCGATGTCTTGCTCATCTTAGGCTCAGCGTTTCCGTACAAAGCGTTTTACCCTCAAAAGGCTAAAATCGTGCAAATCGACATCAAACCTGAAGCGCTCGGAAGACACACCCAAATCAGTTTAGGCATCGTGGGCGATGTCAAATCCAGTCTAGAACTCTTAACGCCTAAGATCAAACAAAAAGAGAACGATACCTTCTTAAAAAGTGCCCTCAAACACTACCAATCAACGGTCGAGACCTTTGACAAACTCGCCAGTGGCACCAGCAAAGAGGGCTTGATTCACCCACAATACTTAACCAAATTGATCGATAAATACGCCAGCGAGGACGCGATCTTTACGTGCGATGTGGGCACACCCACCGTCTGGGCGGCGCGCTATGTGAACATGAATGGAAAGCGAAAACTCATCGGCTCGTTTAATCACGGTTCGATGGCCAGTGCCCTTCCACAAGCCATCGGCGCAAAAGTAAGTGCTCCTGATAAAGAAGTCATTGCTCTATGTGGTGATGGCGGTTTTGCAATGCTCATGGGCGATCTGCTCACACTGGTTCAGCACACCATCAAAGCCAAAATCGTGATTTATAACAATAGCTCCTTAGGCTTTGTCGCCATCGAGATGAAAGCGGGCGGCTATTTGTCAGACAATACCGAATTAACCAACCCCGACTTTTCAGCCATTGCCAAAGCCGTTGGCATCAAAAGTTTCAGGGTTGAAAAACCTGAGGAGTTAGAAAAAAGTGTCATCGAGTTCCTTGCCTTTGATGGAGCGGCACTGTTAGATGTCACCACCGCCAAACAAGAGCTAACCATGCCACCCAAAATCTCTTTTGAAAATGCAAAAGGGTTCAGCATTTACATGTTAAGAGCCATCATTAACGGCAAAGGCGATGAATTGGTCGAAGTGGCAAGAGAGAATTTAATACGCTAA
- a CDS encoding DinB family protein has translation MELLENVSKDIRKLLGELDIILKNVDMNKVATKTNSQNRTIRQIVGHLCDSASNNTHRIIHLQYQKSPLIFPDYANLGVNDIWIKIQNYNNYEWDDLIHLLKYTTMHVAHVIQNVDRSKLQHQWISALNEHITLEEMIVDYPRHFKLHYDEIVDLIAQ, from the coding sequence ATGGAACTGTTAGAAAATGTCAGTAAGGACATACGAAAACTACTTGGGGAATTAGACATTATCTTAAAAAATGTAGATATGAACAAGGTAGCAACAAAAACAAATTCGCAAAATAGAACCATCAGACAAATTGTAGGTCACCTGTGCGATTCAGCATCCAACAACACCCACAGAATCATCCATTTGCAGTATCAAAAAAGCCCCTTAATCTTCCCCGATTATGCCAATCTTGGCGTAAATGACATCTGGATAAAAATTCAAAACTACAACAACTACGAGTGGGATGATTTAATTCATTTACTCAAATACACAACCATGCATGTCGCACATGTCATCCAAAATGTTGACCGCTCAAAATTGCAACATCAATGGATAAGCGCTTTAAATGAGCACATTACATTAGAAGAGATGATTGTTGATTATCCTCGCCATTTTAAACTCCATTATGATGAGATCGTCGACCTTATTGCTCAATAG
- a CDS encoding DsbA family oxidoreductase, with protein MTLSNKIRIDIISDVVCPWCIIGYKRLEHAMKELGVEDKFELVWNPFELNPTMSLDGEDAVSYLAHKYTMSVEQVKSTQATITKNGAELGFTFNYYDGMKTVNTRNAHILLDVAKEFGKQTELKMRLFSAHFTEKKDISNRHTLGELVQSIGLDKDLFLAKLDDESARMKVQEAEEYWHKQNISAVPTMIFNNELIMNGAYPIETYQKVLTELLEKRLKKSYM; from the coding sequence ATGACACTCTCCAATAAAATCAGAATTGACATCATCTCTGACGTCGTTTGTCCTTGGTGTATCATCGGTTATAAACGTTTAGAGCACGCCATGAAAGAACTCGGTGTGGAAGATAAGTTTGAACTTGTGTGGAATCCCTTTGAGCTCAATCCAACGATGTCGCTTGATGGCGAAGATGCCGTTTCCTATTTGGCGCATAAATACACGATGAGCGTAGAACAAGTGAAATCTACTCAAGCAACTATCACAAAAAATGGAGCGGAACTAGGGTTTACGTTTAATTACTATGATGGAATGAAGACGGTCAATACGCGCAATGCTCACATCTTGCTCGATGTTGCAAAAGAATTTGGAAAGCAAACGGAACTTAAAATGCGACTCTTTAGCGCTCATTTTACAGAGAAAAAAGATATATCAAACCGCCATACGTTAGGAGAGCTTGTACAAAGCATTGGATTAGACAAAGATCTCTTTTTGGCAAAACTGGATGATGAAAGTGCGAGAATGAAAGTGCAAGAGGCAGAAGAGTATTGGCATAAACAAAACATATCTGCAGTTCCCACAATGATCTTCAATAACGAACTGATCATGAACGGCGCCTATCCTATTGAAACGTATCAAAAAGTTTTAACAGAATTACTGGAAAAGAGGCTTAAAAAGAGTTACATGTAA
- a CDS encoding AraC family transcriptional regulator, with protein sequence MRLTPSKEAPAEAFLFILSYLEKNHRFDAQPFMAKRDISMEKVLQKGAKIPAHYISELIDEAIALLGDTALLFKFAASVTPNNLGVLGYLMLHSSTVEDAIIKLCRYYLLIGKTLKPIFDATECKLTLLIHKDGEVEHLEKYSAEIHLSALLHLINKIIPQSIFPKRTTFRHAKPLHVNAYKDVFGEHIYFDEVENALFFDKTQLAMQTSYDNPYLLSVFEKEAEQSLGMSVHGSLKEQVLGCILIATGELDVSLESVAHKVGMHPRTLQKKLKEEGVSFVTLLGEVRQKLATHYLQKGLTTPTIASYLGYVEPSPFLRAFKKWYGVSPKVWLGLHVKS encoded by the coding sequence TTGCGACTTACTCCTTCAAAAGAAGCACCCGCCGAAGCCTTTTTATTTATTCTCTCTTATTTAGAAAAAAACCATCGGTTTGATGCCCAACCCTTTATGGCAAAACGGGACATCAGCATGGAGAAGGTTCTGCAAAAAGGGGCAAAAATCCCCGCGCATTATATCAGCGAGCTCATTGATGAAGCCATTGCGCTTTTGGGTGATACAGCGCTTTTATTCAAATTTGCAGCATCTGTGACACCGAACAATCTAGGGGTTTTGGGCTACTTGATGTTGCATTCCAGCACGGTAGAAGATGCCATCATCAAGCTGTGTCGGTATTATCTTTTAATAGGCAAGACACTGAAGCCCATCTTTGATGCAACCGAGTGCAAACTCACCCTGCTCATTCACAAAGATGGCGAAGTTGAGCACCTTGAAAAGTACAGCGCCGAGATTCACTTAAGTGCGCTTCTGCATCTCATCAACAAAATCATTCCCCAATCCATCTTCCCCAAACGCACAACGTTTAGGCACGCCAAACCTTTACATGTAAACGCGTACAAAGATGTTTTTGGAGAGCATATCTACTTCGATGAGGTTGAAAACGCCCTCTTCTTCGACAAAACGCAACTGGCAATGCAAACAAGCTATGACAATCCGTATCTGCTTAGTGTCTTTGAAAAAGAGGCAGAACAAAGCTTGGGCATGAGTGTTCATGGAAGCCTTAAAGAACAGGTTTTAGGCTGTATACTCATTGCTACGGGTGAGTTAGATGTTTCCTTGGAAAGTGTGGCTCACAAAGTGGGCATGCACCCACGAACCCTTCAAAAAAAGCTCAAAGAAGAAGGGGTAAGTTTTGTGACACTCTTGGGTGAAGTACGCCAAAAATTAGCAACGCATTATCTGCAAAAAGGTCTGACGACTCCCACGATTGCTTCCTACCTAGGCTACGTCGAACCAAGTCCCTTTTTACGGGCATTTAAGAAGTGGTATGGCGTGAGTCCAAAGGTGTGGTTGGGTTTACATGTAAAGAGTTAA
- a CDS encoding CopD family protein, with protein sequence MNTYSVVLAFHILSIATWMIMLVYLPKLFVYHIATPQHAQATIALQESSLYKAGTVAMLFSIKFGLILLYLNPYLLKSGGWLHVKLFLVVLMVVYHFTCKKFIRQFASEGVSQNLRFFRLFRVIPEITTSIIILLTIIKPF encoded by the coding sequence ATGAATACCTACAGTGTCGTACTTGCCTTTCATATTCTCTCCATTGCCACATGGATGATCATGCTCGTTTACCTGCCCAAACTCTTTGTATATCATATCGCTACACCACAGCATGCACAAGCGACTATTGCACTGCAAGAGAGCAGTCTTTATAAAGCAGGAACGGTGGCTATGCTCTTTTCGATCAAATTTGGGCTTATCTTGCTTTACCTCAATCCTTATCTGCTAAAAAGTGGAGGGTGGTTACATGTAAAGTTGTTTCTTGTCGTACTGATGGTGGTGTATCACTTTACATGTAAAAAATTTATACGCCAATTTGCGAGCGAGGGTGTTTCTCAAAACCTACGATTTTTCAGACTCTTTCGCGTGATTCCTGAGATCACGACTTCTATCATTATTCTTCTTACGATTATCAAGCCATTTTAA
- a CDS encoding TetR/AcrR family transcriptional regulator, producing the protein MARIIDKEEKRCDIAGASIKLFANKGIAQTSMDEIAKSAGVAKGTIYLYFKNKEEIIFAIWDMLAARHHEAFQARITETMSAKEKILELFNFSECQEDHDKEELLTLYQNFLSTMLIDKTGLYTSYFAMISQRDYDIITASIEQGIAKGELEVHDVDKLTNTIIVFMEGVIIQSKMNNLNFEQTQSRLTQYIIFLLDQYMRKAS; encoded by the coding sequence ATGGCTCGAATTATCGATAAAGAAGAAAAACGGTGTGACATTGCAGGTGCATCTATCAAATTGTTTGCCAATAAAGGTATTGCGCAGACCAGCATGGATGAGATCGCTAAGAGTGCAGGGGTTGCAAAAGGGACGATCTATCTCTATTTTAAAAATAAAGAGGAGATTATTTTTGCCATTTGGGACATGTTAGCCGCGCGTCACCATGAGGCATTTCAAGCACGCATTACAGAAACGATGAGTGCCAAAGAGAAAATCTTGGAGCTTTTCAATTTTAGTGAATGCCAAGAAGATCACGATAAAGAAGAGCTTCTCACCCTTTATCAGAACTTCCTTAGCACAATGCTCATCGACAAAACAGGGCTTTATACCTCTTATTTTGCAATGATTTCCCAAAGAGATTATGACATTATCACGGCATCTATTGAACAAGGCATTGCAAAAGGTGAACTTGAAGTACACGATGTCGACAAACTCACCAACACGATTATTGTTTTTATGGAAGGTGTCATCATTCAATCCAAAATGAACAATCTCAATTTTGAACAAACCCAATCACGCCTAACCCAATACATCATCTTTTTACTGGATCAATATATGAGGAAAGCATCATGA
- a CDS encoding TolC family protein, which translates to MKKLSLLCLFPLFAFAGNLPQLLNLAEQNKHVEASRYSLEAAKEQEYATKSGYMPTLSLSGNQSFNKNESMLMMAPEKSRTGSATLSLTLYDGGKREALFDQQQALVKAATFSLASVQNNVSLNVIYYYYNYISTLASKESTLQKMEQLEAERYRLEKYLSVGSATADELQKIISTIEQTKVDLLTLENTLNNISNTLEYLTGQEVSVESGSSVLFQEEKANDTKRFDILALEESVQSARAEAEMAKAPYLPTIKIEDNYSRFKYDFSNAAPESTMNNQNTVQLTMQWKIFDFGSTSASYQAAQKMYLAKNSELTYEKDKAKASFKSAQNSYKTALAKIEAAKARLSASETTYEYVKKKFQQGIVNNVTYLDALSDKFNARSQLQTALNEVEYQKAVLLYEMGKEIKGAIQ; encoded by the coding sequence ATGAAAAAGTTAAGCCTTTTATGCCTCTTTCCACTGTTTGCTTTCGCAGGAAACTTACCACAACTCTTAAATCTTGCCGAACAAAACAAACACGTGGAAGCGTCACGCTACAGCTTAGAGGCGGCGAAAGAACAAGAGTACGCAACCAAAAGTGGCTATATGCCAACCTTAAGTCTTTCCGGCAATCAGTCGTTCAATAAAAATGAGTCGATGTTAATGATGGCACCTGAGAAGAGCCGTACCGGTTCGGCAACGCTTTCCTTGACACTCTACGATGGTGGAAAACGAGAAGCGCTGTTTGACCAACAACAAGCCCTTGTCAAAGCGGCAACATTCTCACTTGCTTCTGTTCAAAACAATGTTTCGCTTAACGTCATCTACTACTATTACAACTACATCAGCACACTGGCCAGCAAAGAATCAACCCTGCAAAAGATGGAACAGTTAGAAGCGGAACGTTACCGACTTGAAAAGTACCTCTCCGTAGGCTCAGCAACCGCAGATGAACTCCAAAAAATCATCTCAACCATCGAGCAAACCAAGGTCGATCTTTTAACTTTAGAGAATACCCTCAACAACATCTCCAACACCCTTGAATACCTCACAGGACAAGAGGTCAGTGTCGAGTCTGGCTCTTCGGTTCTATTTCAAGAAGAAAAAGCAAATGACACAAAACGTTTTGACATCTTAGCGCTGGAAGAGAGTGTTCAAAGTGCACGTGCGGAAGCCGAAATGGCCAAAGCACCGTATCTTCCAACGATTAAGATCGAAGATAACTACTCACGTTTTAAATACGACTTTTCGAATGCCGCGCCTGAATCAACGATGAACAACCAAAACACCGTTCAACTGACGATGCAGTGGAAAATTTTTGACTTTGGTTCAACCTCAGCCAGCTACCAAGCGGCACAAAAAATGTATCTTGCTAAAAACAGCGAACTGACGTACGAAAAAGACAAAGCCAAAGCAAGTTTTAAAAGCGCTCAAAACAGTTATAAAACAGCACTCGCAAAGATAGAAGCCGCCAAAGCAAGGCTTAGCGCGTCTGAGACAACGTATGAATACGTCAAAAAGAAATTTCAACAAGGCATCGTCAACAATGTCACCTATCTTGACGCCCTTAGCGATAAATTTAATGCCCGCTCACAGCTTCAAACAGCCTTGAATGAAGTGGAATACCAAAAAGCCGTCCTACTCTACGAAATGGGTAAAGAGATAAAAGGAGCCATCCAATGA